A genomic stretch from Mycosarcoma maydis chromosome 3, whole genome shotgun sequence includes:
- a CDS encoding uncharacterized protein (related to ECM4 - involved in cell wall biogenesis and architecture), translated as MSSQDNSKKDGSADWANKDGHYRRQESSFRTTIEKGGKHEPELGRYHLVVALACPWAHRTLIVRKLKGIDRVPDLLPVHVVDSLLGSEGWSFVPYEEPKGYGVPGTGIKIPGHENKKRIRDLYLAADPNYSQRCTVPIIWDNKLNTIVNNESSEVIRNLNYCFDDFIPEELRGVTFYPQQLAKEIDAFHEWVYPTVNNGVYKCGFATTQAAYQSNIKPLFDSLDRIEKMLQDGRTYLYADKLTEADIRLYTTIVRFDPVYYTHFKCNYRTIRDGYPNINRWMQNLYWNNPSFKDTTDFDSIKAHYFQSHVNINPHRIVPEGPVPHILPLED; from the coding sequence ATGTCGTCTCAAGACAACTCGAAGAAGGACGGTTCGGCCGACTGGGCCAACAAAGACGGACACTACCGTCGTCAGGAATCCTCTTTCCGTACTACCATCGAAAAGGGCGGTAAGCACGAACCCGAGCTGGGACGCTaccatctcgtcgttgCGCTCGCTTGCCCCTGGGCACACCGTACGCTTATCGTGCGTAAGCTCAAGGGCATTGATCGCGTTCCCGATTTGCTTCCCGTTCACGTCGTCGACTCACTCCTCGGCAGCGAAGGTTGGAGCTTTGTGCCTTATGAAGAGCCTAAAGGCTACGGTGTTCCCGGTACCGGTATCAAGATCCCCGGTCACGAGAACAAGAAACGAATCCGAGACCTCTACCTCGCCGCTGACCCCAACTACTCGCAACGTTGCACTGTGCCCATCATCTGGgacaacaagctcaacacgATTGTCAACAACGAATCGAGCGAGGTGATTCGTAACCTCAACTACTGCTTTGACGATTTCATCCCCGAGGAGTTGCGAGGTGTCACTTTCTACCCGCAGCAACTCGCCAAGGAGATTGATGCATTCCACGAGTGGGTCTATCCAACCGTCAACAATGGTGTTTACAAATGTGGCTTCGCAACCACCCAAGCAGCGTACCAGTCCAACATCAAGCCGCTGTTCGACAgcctcgatcgcatcgaaAAGATGTTGCAAGATGGCAGGACCTATCTGTACGCTGACAAGCTCACCGAGGCCGACATCAGGCTGTACACTACAATCGTTAGGTTCGACCCGGTTTACTATACCCACTTCAAATGCAACTATCGAACCATCAGAGATGGTTATCCCAACATCAACAGGTGGATGCAAAACCTCTACTGGAACAACCCGAGTTTCAAGGATACTACCGACTTCGATAGCATCAAGGCTCATTACTTCCAGAGCCATGTCAACATCAACCCACACCGAATCGTGCCAGAAGGGCCCGTACCGCATATTCTGCCGCTGGAAGACTGA